Below is a genomic region from Deltaproteobacteria bacterium.
CCTGTCCGATTGAGTTCAAGCCCCGGACAACATTCCTGCCCTGGAATACCAAAGACTCCTGCCGGCTGACCACGTCCAATACAGCTCCAGCATGTCACCGTACAACCATCTCGATCATCCCGGTTCCCGTCATCGCATCGTTCCCCGGAGTCACGAACACTATCTCCACAACGGGCCGATTGACAGTTCGCACGACAGGCATCCGGGAGAGAATCATTATTCAACGCCCCATTATCACATTCTTCTCCCTGCAAAGAATCCAGCTCCCCATCACCACAAAAAGAGGTCTCTCCCGATCGAAGATGACAGGTGGAATCACAGACGTCACAGGAGGTGAGACCGTAAACGCAAGCTTCCAATTCTGTATTCCCATCATCACACTCTTCGCCTTCGCTCAAGAGACCGTCACCACAGATAGCTTCTGTCTGACAGGAAGAGCTGCACCCATCACCATCCAGGGTATTCCCATCGTCACACCCTTCCTGAAAATCGATCACGCCATCACCACATCGATCTGCAGGGAAAAAGAGATAGACGGTTGAATGGTCTCCCGCTGCCGAGACGGCGATATCCAGATCTCCATCCCCATCAAAATCTCCACTCACAATGCTCCTCCCAAATTGTGTCGGTCTTGAAAGAATGCTCTCTTCTTCACCATCCTTCAAAACATAACTCGCGATATGAGGGAAAATGTCTGAGCTAAAAGAAGGCGAACCCAAGCGAACGTAGGCAATCCCGGAAGAAAAACCTCCCAGGAGATCGGAGCCACTGGCCCCGAGAGCGATATCATCCAATCCATCTTCATTGAGATCTCCCAACCTCTGGATAACGCGTCCCCCGCGATCGAAAGAAGAGATTGTGGAAAAAACAGCGTGGGGAAGCTCTGTATAATCATAGATTCCAGTGAGGGTGGAATCACCCAAGAAGAGATGTGCCGCCCCCAGAACTCCAAAGACGAATAAACCATCACTCCCCACCATAATTTCATCCAATCCGTCTCCATTCATATCACCAACACCCAATGCCGTGATCCCAAAGTAATCATAGGCGGAACTCTCTAAAATCAGCGTGGCATCTGAAAAAGAACCACTCGGGATACCACTGCGATTCCCTAAAAAAAGATAAGTCCTCTCTTGAATCGTCACAGGATTCCCGATCACGAGATCATCGATCCCATCTCCATTAAAATCTCCGGCACGACTGATATCGATTCCCTCCCCGAAATAAGAGTCACTACATCGAAAACTGATCGAGGCAGTACCGGTGAGAGAGGTTCCACTCGATCCCTCAATGCCTGCGGAAACTCCCCACGAAGATCGATCTCTCCCATAAATGATGTAGACCTTCCCAAAATCAGACCCCGCCTCATCATGACCACAAGCACTGGTTGCGATATCTCTTGCCCCATCTCCATCAAAATCCCCGGTTGTGAGATGGTATCCCAAACGGTCTCCCGCCTCCTCACCATAGAAACAATAATCGGCAGTCGTCAGAGACATTTCCCGAGTCCAGGTTGATGAAGAACGTGCCCCTCCGAGAAAAAGACAGATCTTCCCTGAGAAGACACCATTGTCCGCAGCACCCGGTATCCCCATCAGAATATCCCCATAACTATCGCCATTGATGTCAGCAATTTCCAAAGAGACACCTAAACGGTGGGACGCGTCATCCCTCCAGGAAACAGGGAAGAGTGTGACATCGCCAACAGAGACATCGTGCCCTAATCCAGAGGTCCCTCCATAAACCAGATAAACCTCGCCATCCTCATTAGTCATCGAAGAGCATTGATAAGGGCTCTCGCAGGAAGGGGCACCGATCAGAAGATCAGCCTTCCCATCATGATCCAGATCACCAGCAGCCAAGGAAAAACCCAATCTCTGTTCGCTGATCGCCTCTCGGATAGAAACCCTTGCCCTCAAAGGAGCGTACTGAAAAAATCGCCGCTCTTCTCCACAGAGTCTTCCTTCATCATCATAGACACGAAGCCGCAGTGACTGCCCCCCGATTTGAGAGGGGTCGAGGGAAAGTTCTCCGATGAGCCCTTCCGCTATGGGAGCCGCCCCTTCTGCAATCGTAACCCATTCGACAGCAGACATCCCCCTCCCCCATTCCAATGTAAAACGTGAAAAATCCCGACCACCCACTTGCCCCTCGATCATCACCTCATCTTCTCTGAGAATGGCATAATTCTGGGGCGAAGAGATCACCGCCTCGCAGGTTGGTTGTTCAAGAAGGGTTCTCGGGAGATTCAAGCGTCCATAGCCGACCTCCAGATCCCAGCCCGTCTCCTCAATGTCTTCAGCACTCATCCGTAACCTCTGTCGAATCTCTTCGGGCGTGAGACTCGGATCATGGCTCAAGAGAAGGCCCACAGCCCCTGTTACATGAGGGGAGGCCATGCTGGTTCCTCGGGCACGATAATAGTTGGATCCAACAATCTGGATTCCCCCTCCATACATATCTGTCCCTTCGGCCCGGAGTGAAAGAATGCTCCGACCTGAGTCAACATCCGCAGCCTCACCACCACCAGGGGCGGCGACATCTATTTCAACACCATAATTGGAAAAAGAGGCGCGTTGATCCAGCGAGGTTGACGCCGCAACAGAAATCGCTCCGGGATAAGAGGAAGGAAAATGAAACGCTGCATTTGTCCGACTATTTCCGGCAGCAGCAACAATCACAACTCCATTGGAATGGGCATACTCCACAGCCTCTTCCAAGGCCGGCACCCTACCCACCCCCCCCAGGCTCAGATTAATGATCGAGGCCCCTTGATCCACCGCATACACAACAGCATTCGCGACAAGATCTGAAGGACAACGGGCATCGGCACTACAGGCCTTGACCGATAAGATCTTCCCGCTCCAGAGGACACCAACAATTCCACTCCCATTATCTCCGACTGCCGCAATCGTTCCCGCCACATGCGTTCCATGTCCATGATCATCTGAAGGATCACCATCTTCGGACACAAAGTCATATCCATGAATATCATCCTGATAACCATTCCCATCATCATCAACACCGGTTGACCCTGTTTGTTCACTCAGATTCGAAAAAACGTTACCCACAATATCAGGATGGTCGAGATCGAGACCAGAGTCGACAACAGCAATCATTAAATCAGGATCCCCTGTGGTGATCTCCCACGCCTCCGGCGCCCCAATAATCTCCAACCCCCACATGTCGCGGATCCCCTGCCCCCAGGAAGAAGAAGAGAGGAAATAAGGATCATCGGGAATCGTCTCCAGTTCCAAAAGAAAATTAGGGGAAACAGTTTTAATCCCAGGAATTTTTAGAAGTAAAAGGCTTAAGAAATCAAAATCAGGTATATTTTGAGGAAAGGAGAGTTTGTAAAATCGCGCAAGGGGGGTTCGACCTCCCTTTCTAAAGAGAGGGGTCACCGTTGGTCTCCCCACCTTCTTATAAATTTTTTCTAATGTTGCGCCCCCCCTTTCCAATTCAACCAAGATAACGTTCTTTTCCCATGCCGCCTCCAGAGGGAGTGGTTGAAGACCCCACAGGAAAACAAGAAGAAGATAGAGGGGATTTATTCGGAACCGGTTTGCCATAGTGCCATAGGCAGATGAGTGATCGGTACGCGAGTATTAAGAGTTGTGTCAAAAAGAGCCTTTCGAATTTATTTCTAAGCAACCAAAACAGGACTTGGCCGAAGTTTCCGAGTGATGAATCGAAGTCGTCTCTATTTTGGCCTCGGTGTCGCCACATCGGCAGGTGCCATTGAACTGTGGTTCGGGGTGAGAAAAATCTGGCGTGACCATCAAGAGCACAAAAAAGGGGTGCGCGTCCCTCCCGATCTCTATTTCAATGAGAAGGGTGCTCAGGAGCTCGCTCAGGCTACCGAACCCCGCTCCCTTCTGAACCCAAACGATCTAAAGACCGTTTTTAAATTGACCGATACGGAAGCTAGCCGTGTCTACCACCAGCTCATCAGTCGCCGTGAGGGGGAAACATTTCGTCATCCGCTTTTTATCAATTTCAACCACCTCCCGATCCGGAGCGCCTCACAATGTGCGGATGGCGGAACGCCTCGGGAGAATGGAACCGAAGAGAGCTGTTTTGTCGTGAAGACCACTCGGGACTACAGTGATTATTTCCCAGGCAACTCATGGACCTCACAAAACTTGGAAAAGATCAGGGCATGGTTACGTTCTCTGGAACTCTGGACTCCGGCATCCCTCATTACCTTCACCGATTGCGATGACACCCTCTGGGCACAGGGGGTCAATTACGCGGTCTTGAGGACCGCTGTCGATATGAAGCTTGTCCCGAAAGAAAGGGCGGAGGAGCTCAATGCCCGATACAATCGTGGCGATCATGATCAGGCCTACGCCTACATGACAGAAGAGGTCTATGCCGGTCTGACGCTGAACCAGGTCTACGCCGCCTTTCAAAAGGCAAAAACAAGTCCATTTTTTCCAAAAGTCTATGATGAGATGAGACAACTCGTAAATCATCTCTGGGGACAAGGGATCACGGTCGGTTACGTCTCTGCAGCTCCATTTTTTATCTCAGCCCCGATGCTGGAGGAATCAGGATTTAACGCCCCCTTGTGGGCTATTGAAGGAAACGATGTCTTTGTCGTCCCTCCCGACAATCCATCAGCCACACCGGTCAAATTATCGAATCTCGTCCAATCAGGCGGATTCAAAAACTGGGCTGAAGTCCTTGGCAAGCTTGGCGGGTACAAAATTGTCTCTCGAGAGATGGACCAGATCGTGAGTCGGAAGGGAAAGGGGACAGCGGCACGATCGATCCTGGAACGCCATGTCATCGACTGGAATAATCATCGAAAAACCAACGTCTCCTCTCAAGTAAGGGTTGCCGGGGTTTTTGGCGATAATTTCGCCCCCTTTAGCGACCTGCAGTGGTCGAAGCCGATCGAGAACGGAAACGATCAAGGGATGATCCGGGCAGCACCACTGATGCCGGGCGCCCTTCTCCTCAATATCACAGAGGTTGAAGAGACAGAAAAAGGGATCGCTCTTAGTAAAAAAGGACGAAAAAAATTAGATGAATTTAATGCATTTCGGGGACAACTTGAACTCACCGAACCTAACCTAATCCCACTCAGTCAGCAGGCGATCCGAACGCGTGGTGTTTTTTCTCAATAATATCCTTCACGACTCGAAAGGCAGAGCGAACCGCCCCATCGGAATGGGTGTTTTCGGTGAAATCCCCCGCGAGGTAGAGGCGACCGATCGGACGTCGGACCGCTTCCGAAAGCTTGTCGAAACGGGATCGACCGACCGGCCATGAGGCGATCGCGCGAGGGTGATAACGGAAGAACTCCCAACTCAAGATCTCCTGCCCGATTCCAGGGAAGAGCGCTTCGAGTGATTTCTCAAGCTCTTGGCGAACTTGCGATAACGGTTGTAGATTGAACGCCTCGGCAGAGGCACCGCTGCTGAGAAAATTGAGAACCCTGACCTTCGGATTTTCGTCATACGGATTCCCATCATAGACAAAACCAAGCGGGCCATCACTCAAAATCCCAAGCGTGGTTTCTCCATCCACTGTCCAGAATCGTTCCGCTGTCGGTTTCAAGAAAACATGCGCGCTAAAATAGGAACCCCATGTTTGAGTGCCAATCGCCTCCTGAATCTCCCTTGGAAGTTCGGGGTCGAACTGAACCTCAAAGAGTCGGAACAGCGGAATCGTACTGATCACATTATTCGCTTCAATCTTCACAACAGACTGCCCCTCATTCTGCACTGTCGTAACGATGATTCTATCTTCCAGTTGTTGAATGCCGGTCACCCGTGTGTCGAAAATGATATTTTTCTCCCCAATGGAACGGACCAGCGCCTGAATCAATCGGTCATTCCCTCCGACGATTCGGTGAGCGGTCTCTCCCCCCTCAACAAAAGTCATCCACTCATCAATTCCATCGAGAGCTGAAATAAGATCCCAACCTGTCGCTATCTCTATCTCGACGGTGATCCGGATCCAGTTTTGAACTCGTGGCGACAGTTCAGAATTCGCAACCCACTTGGCAAATGAGATGCCTTTTAAGGTCGAAAGCTCCTGGTTCGAATCTCCTTTTTGAATTGAGTTGTAGACTTCTTTGACCCTTTCCTCCCATCGTCTCAATGACTTAATTTCCGTTTCGGAAAACAGGCTACTCAAGAATTCCTCAGAGGTCTCGTGAACAAAAGGATGAAGTTTCCCATTCAGAATAACACTTGAATAAGCGACTTCCTTTTCAACAGGGATCTTGAAATCCTTGATAAACTGCAG
It encodes:
- a CDS encoding haloacid dehalogenase-like hydrolase gives rise to the protein MNRSRLYFGLGVATSAGAIELWFGVRKIWRDHQEHKKGVRVPPDLYFNEKGAQELAQATEPRSLLNPNDLKTVFKLTDTEASRVYHQLISRREGETFRHPLFINFNHLPIRSASQCADGGTPRENGTEESCFVVKTTRDYSDYFPGNSWTSQNLEKIRAWLRSLELWTPASLITFTDCDDTLWAQGVNYAVLRTAVDMKLVPKERAEELNARYNRGDHDQAYAYMTEEVYAGLTLNQVYAAFQKAKTSPFFPKVYDEMRQLVNHLWGQGITVGYVSAAPFFISAPMLEESGFNAPLWAIEGNDVFVVPPDNPSATPVKLSNLVQSGGFKNWAEVLGKLGGYKIVSREMDQIVSRKGKGTAARSILERHVIDWNNHRKTNVSSQVRVAGVFGDNFAPFSDLQWSKPIENGNDQGMIRAAPLMPGALLLNITEVEETEKGIALSKKGRKKLDEFNAFRGQLELTEPNLIPLSQQAIRTRGVFSQ
- a CDS encoding S8 family serine peptidase → MANRFRINPLYLLLVFLWGLQPLPLEAAWEKNVILVELERGGATLEKIYKKVGRPTVTPLFRKGGRTPLARFYKLSFPQNIPDFDFLSLLLLKIPGIKTVSPNFLLELETIPDDPYFLSSSSWGQGIRDMWGLEIIGAPEAWEITTGDPDLMIAVVDSGLDLDHPDIVGNVFSNLSEQTGSTGVDDDGNGYQDDIHGYDFVSEDGDPSDDHGHGTHVAGTIAAVGDNGSGIVGVLWSGKILSVKACSADARCPSDLVANAVVYAVDQGASIINLSLGGVGRVPALEEAVEYAHSNGVVIVAAAGNSRTNAAFHFPSSYPGAISVAASTSLDQRASFSNYGVEIDVAAPGGGEAADVDSGRSILSLRAEGTDMYGGGIQIVGSNYYRARGTSMASPHVTGAVGLLLSHDPSLTPEEIRQRLRMSAEDIEETGWDLEVGYGRLNLPRTLLEQPTCEAVISSPQNYAILREDEVMIEGQVGGRDFSRFTLEWGRGMSAVEWVTIAEGAAPIAEGLIGELSLDPSQIGGQSLRLRVYDDEGRLCGEERRFFQYAPLRARVSIREAISEQRLGFSLAAGDLDHDGKADLLIGAPSCESPYQCSSMTNEDGEVYLVYGGTSGLGHDVSVGDVTLFPVSWRDDASHRLGVSLEIADINGDSYGDILMGIPGAADNGVFSGKICLFLGGARSSSTWTREMSLTTADYCFYGEEAGDRLGYHLTTGDFDGDGARDIATSACGHDEAGSDFGKVYIIYGRDRSSWGVSAGIEGSSGTSLTGTASISFRCSDSYFGEGIDISRAGDFNGDGIDDLVIGNPVTIQERTYLFLGNRSGIPSGSFSDATLILESSAYDYFGITALGVGDMNGDGLDEIMVGSDGLFVFGVLGAAHLFLGDSTLTGIYDYTELPHAVFSTISSFDRGGRVIQRLGDLNEDGLDDIALGASGSDLLGGFSSGIAYVRLGSPSFSSDIFPHIASYVLKDGEEESILSRPTQFGRSIVSGDFDGDGDLDIAVSAAGDHSTVYLFFPADRCGDGVIDFQEGCDDGNTLDGDGCSSSCQTEAICGDGLLSEGEECDDGNTELEACVYGLTSCDVCDSTCHLRSGETSFCGDGELDSLQGEECDNGALNNDSLPDACRANCQSARCGDSVRDSGERCDDGNRDDRDGCTVTCWSCIGRGQPAGVFGIPGQECCPGLELNRTGLYCTEPTSWRFLEIPVDFLRRFKFFRPLP
- a CDS encoding FAD-dependent oxidoreductase, with translation MSKIGQKLALLLCLFLLGGCQKKIPEKTEVLIIGAGLSGLSAGHLLKKEGIPFKIVELTTRAGGRLKTVHYGDTVVEAGLAEFWSDNGILQFIKDFKIPVEKEVAYSSVILNGKLHPFVHETSEEFLSSLFSETEIKSLRRWEERVKEVYNSIQKGDSNQELSTLKGISFAKWVANSELSPRVQNWIRITVEIEIATGWDLISALDGIDEWMTFVEGGETAHRIVGGNDRLIQALVRSIGEKNIIFDTRVTGIQQLEDRIIVTTVQNEGQSVVKIEANNVISTIPLFRLFEVQFDPELPREIQEAIGTQTWGSYFSAHVFLKPTAERFWTVDGETTLGILSDGPLGFVYDGNPYDENPKVRVLNFLSSGASAEAFNLQPLSQVRQELEKSLEALFPGIGQEILSWEFFRYHPRAIASWPVGRSRFDKLSEAVRRPIGRLYLAGDFTENTHSDGAVRSAFRVVKDIIEKKHHAFGSPAD